In one Brevibacillus composti genomic region, the following are encoded:
- a CDS encoding DUF1516 family protein, with protein MQNALLESHVGGWEVALVLLIIGYILYRAGKERVAKILHMILRLMIIIIAVSGIWMLFAYHAGDVLYYVKGILAILAFGLMEMSLGRARRNEASIGFFVGALVLLVVVILIGYRVLF; from the coding sequence GTGCAAAATGCGTTGCTGGAATCCCATGTAGGCGGATGGGAAGTCGCCCTCGTGCTTCTGATCATTGGCTATATTTTGTATCGTGCAGGAAAAGAGCGTGTCGCTAAAATTTTGCATATGATTCTGCGCTTGATGATTATCATCATCGCGGTTTCCGGCATCTGGATGCTGTTTGCTTACCACGCCGGCGACGTTCTGTACTATGTCAAAGGAATCTTGGCGATCCTTGCCTTTGGCTTGATGGAAATGTCCCTGGGGCGTGCACGCCGAAACGAAGCGAGCATCGGTTTCTTTGTGGGCGCCCTCGTGCTGCTGGTCGTGGTCATACTGATCGGCTATCGCGTTCTTTTCTAG
- the nagB gene encoding glucosamine-6-phosphate deaminase, which produces MRWLIVEDYEALSGEAAELVAREVREKPDAVLGLATGSTPVGMYQELIRQHQAGNLDFSRITTFNLDEYVGLSATHPQSYRVFMHETFFQHVNVQPERIHIPCGDAADLDEECDRYERAIQAAGGIDLQILGIGGNGHIGFNEPGSPVSSRTRVVDLAQRTITDNARFFASIEEVPTKAVTMGIQTILEAKKIVLLACGASKAEAMQRMLEGEITPGVPASLLREHPDVTVIMDRQAAARLSERFLDPKHVL; this is translated from the coding sequence ATGAGATGGTTGATTGTCGAGGATTATGAAGCGTTAAGCGGAGAAGCGGCAGAACTGGTAGCGAGAGAGGTCAGGGAAAAGCCGGACGCCGTGCTCGGACTGGCAACAGGCAGCACCCCTGTCGGCATGTACCAGGAATTGATTCGCCAGCACCAGGCCGGGAATCTCGACTTTTCCCGCATCACGACGTTTAATCTGGATGAATATGTCGGTCTTTCGGCAACGCATCCGCAAAGCTATCGGGTGTTTATGCATGAGACTTTTTTTCAGCATGTCAACGTACAGCCGGAGAGAATCCACATCCCTTGCGGAGATGCCGCCGATTTGGACGAAGAATGCGACCGGTACGAGCGGGCGATTCAAGCTGCTGGCGGAATTGACCTGCAGATTCTCGGCATTGGCGGAAATGGCCACATCGGTTTTAATGAGCCAGGCTCTCCGGTATCGTCCCGTACCAGGGTAGTCGATCTCGCGCAGAGAACGATCACAGACAATGCCCGTTTTTTTGCGTCGATCGAGGAGGTGCCGACGAAAGCCGTCACCATGGGGATCCAGACCATCCTGGAGGCGAAGAAAATCGTCCTGTTGGCCTGTGGAGCCTCCAAGGCGGAGGCGATGCAGCGGATGCTGGAAGGGGAGATCACCCCGGGTGTGCCCGCTTCGCTGCTGAGGGAGCATCCGGATGTAACGGTGATCATGGACCGGCAAGCGGCCGCAAGACTGAGCGAGCGGTTTCTGGATCCGAAGCACGTCCTGTAG
- the hemQ gene encoding hydrogen peroxide-dependent heme synthase, with protein MSTNEALLTLEGWYTYHDFRKINWEKWKKATQEERDAAVDELQGLIRTWEANEQEQAGSTTVYSILGHKADLVFMFLRPTMQELDAIKTAFNKTKFADFTDVDYSYISVVELSNYVHNPGEDPKSNPHVRERLYPILPKWEHICFYPMNKKRDGQDNWYMLTMQERQEMMRSHGMIGRKYAGRVKQIIGGSVGFDDWEWGVTLFANDPLEFKHIVYEMRFDEVSARYGEFGNFLVGNRVTSESLQAMLQL; from the coding sequence ATGAGTACAAATGAAGCGCTTCTCACCTTGGAAGGTTGGTATACGTATCACGATTTTCGCAAGATTAATTGGGAGAAATGGAAGAAGGCGACTCAGGAAGAACGCGATGCGGCGGTGGACGAGCTGCAAGGGCTGATTCGCACCTGGGAGGCAAACGAACAGGAGCAAGCCGGCAGCACGACCGTCTATTCGATCCTGGGCCACAAGGCGGACCTGGTCTTCATGTTCCTGCGTCCGACCATGCAGGAGCTGGATGCGATCAAAACCGCTTTTAACAAAACCAAGTTCGCTGACTTTACCGACGTGGATTATTCGTACATTTCCGTCGTGGAATTGAGCAACTACGTACATAATCCAGGCGAAGACCCGAAATCCAACCCGCATGTCCGCGAGCGTCTCTACCCGATCCTGCCCAAATGGGAGCATATCTGCTTCTACCCGATGAACAAAAAGCGGGACGGCCAGGACAACTGGTACATGCTGACCATGCAGGAGCGCCAGGAGATGATGCGCTCGCACGGCATGATCGGCCGCAAGTACGCGGGCCGCGTGAAGCAAATTATCGGCGGTTCCGTCGGCTTCGACGATTGGGAATGGGGCGTTACCCTGTTTGCCAACGATCCGCTGGAATTCAAGCATATCGTCTATGAAATGCGTTTCGACGAAGTCAGCGCCCGCTACGGCGAATTTGGCAACTTCCTGGTCGGAAATCGCGTGACCTCGGAATCGTTGCAAGCCATGCTGCAGCTCTGA